The region TGTCCGGGCAACGTCAAATTGCTCACCGGCTGCCGCTTGTTACTGCAGCCGGAACTGATCCCAGTCCCGCTCAGGACATTTTTCATCGAACAACTGGCTCAGCTCGAAAAAAGCTGCGACACCTTGATTGTCGATGCAGGAACCGCCAGTTTTCCTCTGGTTTATCCCTTTGTGAGAGCTGCCGATCGCATCGATCTGATCACGACTCCTGAACCGACATCCATCGCGAATACCTATGCAGTCCTCAAGCATCTATCAGTACGCTGCCAGAATTCTGCCGGCATCCTGATTACCAGTTGCCATGAGGATCAGCACGCGGAGGCCATCTTCGAGCGTTTAGCCCGCACGAGCCGAACATTTCTGCAATACGGCATCGAGAAACTGGGCAAACTGGGATACCACGAAGACGTGATGGCGTCGATTGGCTCCAGAACTCCGTTTGTCCTGAAGACGAGTTGCCCAGTCAGTGCACAAATTCGCCGATTTGCAGGGAAATGGACGACCAGATCTTTCGCACCTCGAAAATCTTTCTTCAGGTTGGTCTTGTCGGAAACGGAAGAAAAAGCGATGAATTGCATCCACGCGACGGCAATCACCTGATTGCTCTTCGCCAACGAGTTTTGATCTTGAATCTTGCCTGAACGCCTTTCCCGCCTGTGATCCTCTCCGCATTGCTTCTTATTGCCGCTTCACTTCGAATTCCTGCCTCGCCTCATGATACCCTTCACAACATAGCCCACTCTGATTCCGCCTCGCGCTGTCAAAGCCTGCCCACATTCCATTCGTTTCCCGCCTCGACTTTTGACTCCCTTCCTAATTAACGAAACCTGTTCGTTACCTATCGTTTTCTTGAGCTTATTTCCTACCTGCGTATCACTTTTTGAGAATGCAGTCGGAGAAATTCCGTCTGCGGACTCTGCGTTGATTTCAACAGATTCACTGAATTTGCATGCTGAAGTATGTCGATACTGAAGAACGAAGCTATGTAGCCTCTTCATCAGTTCGCCACCCTGAACCACAACAGGGCCGTCATGGTAAGGCAGTATGCAGCGTATTTAAGCCTGCTTTCTTTAATGGCTGCCTGTGCTGCAGGAGCTATCGAAGGGAGTGGATTTATAGAGACTGTCAGAAAAGGTCTGATAGCGATGATGATCTTCTTTCCGCTGGGCTGGTTCCTGGGAGAACTGGGTCGCCAGACAGCGGAGGATATGGCCAGAAAAGATCTGACAAGAAAAGATCTGGCTGATTCATCGCCTGGACTGCCGACTGACAGTGTCACTGCCCGATAGTTAGTTATTTATCTGCGGCTCTATGCATATTGTTCAGAACCGCATTCGCCACGATGCAAGCAAGATAGCTAACCCTCATTAGCTATCACGGATGTTCACGGAGGGTTGGATGGTGACCAGGGTTATCGAAGACATTCAGGCCGTCTGGAATGCCTATAAGCAGGACCAGTCGAGCAAAGCACTGCGTAATCGCCTCATGGAGAATTATCTCCCGCTGGTGCGATACAACGCAGAGCGAGTGTGGTCCAAGCTTCCGGATGGCGTGGATATCAACGACCTGATTTCCGCTGGAGTCTTCGGACTCATGGATGCTATTGAAGCATTCGATATGGAGCGTGGAGTTAAGTTTGAAACCTACTGTGTCCCGCGAATTCGTGGAGCCATGCTCGACGAACTCCGCACCATGGACTGGGTTCCTCGACTTGTGCGCAGCAAAGCCAGCAAGCTGGAATCGGCCCGCAAGCAGGCCGAAGCCGAACTCGGCAGACCTCCGGCTGATAATGAAGTCGCTGCCAAGATGGGCGTCCCTCTGGATGAGTACGAAAAGCTCAAGAGCGAAGCCAGTGCTGTTAATCTCGTCAGCCTGAACAAGAAGTGGTACGAGACCGATAGTTATAAAGATGTTCGTGAAATCGACATCATTGAAGATACTAAAGGCGAAGACCCGACTCTCAGCATCCAGAAGCGTGACCTGATGAAACTGGTCACCAAAGGTCTCAACCGCAACGAACGCCTGATCATCATTCTCTACTACTACGAAGAGTTGACGATGAAGGAAATTGGCAGCACTTTAGGGCTGTCAGAATCTCGCGTGAGCCAGATGCATTCGAGTATCGTCAACCGACTCAAAGAACAGCTTGGCCGCCGCAGACCGGAATTTGCTCAGTAAAATTTCGCCAGCGATTCAATGGCTTTGATCAGGTGCAGTGTGTGGTTCTCGAACAAGGAACCGCTCACTGCACCTGATCGTTTTACGGGTTTCAAAATACAGCGGTTGGTATCTGTCACGAAGCTGTTGCGATAATCTGGATGGTGTCACAATTTTTCACACGCCAGATCTTTCAGTGATTCTGAAAACAGGCGCTGAAAGCTCTGGGTCTGCACCACAAACATCGAATGGTCTGATGGATTCTGATCACCACTTACAGCTTCGAGCTGCGGATAATGCCCATGTGTGGCATCCGTTTACAGCCATGTCTTCCTACACTGTTGAAGAAGCCCCCATCATCACCCATGCGGAGGGCTTTTCTCTGTTTGACAGTCAGGGAAACAGATATCTCGATGGGCATTCTTCGCTCTGGTGCAATATTCACGGGCATCGCGTCCCTGAGTTGGATGCCGCCTTAACCAGCCAGATCGAGCGTGTGGCCCACTCCACTTTGCTGGGGATTGCGAACTCCAGTTCCATAGAACTTGCAGAAGAACTTGTGGCGCTCGCTCCGCCGGGTCTCACCAAAGTTTTCTATACGGATTGTGGTGCGGCTGGCGTGGAAGCAGCTCTGAAGATTGCCTGGCAATACCATCGCCAGAAAGCTCAATCGGAAGATCGCCGGTTGTTCGCCTGTCTGGAACAAAGCTATCACGGAGATACAGTAGGTGCCGTGAGCGTGGGCGGAATTGATGTCTTTCACAGCCTGTTTGGCGGCATGACATTTCCAGCCCTGAAACTTCCCACACCAGCACGGGCATTGACCAACAGCCCTGAATTTCTACCCCTCGAAACCATACTGGCAAAAACCGAACAATTGCTGGATCAGCAACGTGATCAACTGGCGGCAGTGATTGTCGAACCACTCGTCCAGGCCGCCGCGGGAATTCTGGTTCATCCTCCAGGCTATCTGCAGGCACTTCGCAAGATGACGGCGGAACGTGGCATTCTGTTGATTGCCGACGAAATTGCTGTCGGATTTGGTCGTACCGGCAAGATGCTGGCCTGTGAGCACGAAGCGGTTGCACCTGATCTGCTGGTCTTGTCGAAAGGGCTGACCGGAGGTTACCTGCCACTGGCAGCGACATTAGCGACTGAGGAAATCTTCCAATGTTTTGCTGGTGAACCCTGGCAAGGCCGCACCTTCTACCACGGCCATACTTACACCGGGAATCCGCTGGCATGTGCTGTGGCGCTCGCATCGATACGGCGCATGCGAACGAAAGATGTGCTTGCAAACGCCCGTGAGATTGAACGCTGCCTGAGACAGCGAATTCAAGAGTGGCAATCATCGGCACCGGCGTGGTTACAGCACGTCGATCAGATTCGACATCTGGGGACGATGATGGCTATCGATCTGGTGCACCATCGTGAGCCCATGACGCCGTATCCGGCCGAACTACGTGCTGGTCACCAGGTCACGTTGGCCTGCCGAAAGCGAGGGATCATCCAGAGAAACATTGGAGACTCTGTCATCCTCTACCCGGCACCCGCGATGCCCGTCGATCTGGTTGAAGAGTTACTCAATGGTCTTGAGGAGAGCCTTGCGGAAGTGACATCCAGACTTCAGCCACTCAAGAGCATGGGAAGGACTCAATCCTCCGAACATTCAGTCAAAAATATGGAGTGAGAGCGGAGGGACTCGAACCCTCGACCTACGGATTAAAAGTCCGTTGCTCTACCGACTGAGCTACGCTCTCATATCTGCAGAATGTTAGGCCGCGAATGACAATTCGACAAATCAGGGCGAATTCATCAATTCTGATTGATTCCAACCTGCTGGCGATGAAACCACGGCATGGCCATGAGTGGCCAAGATGACGAGTGTAGCCGCTGATCTCACAGAGTAAAACCAACCAGCCACAAATCATAAAAAATGTGCGGATCATCGCACGA is a window of Planctopirus limnophila DSM 3776 DNA encoding:
- a CDS encoding P-loop NTPase; amino-acid sequence: MTLPLTMTESEALAIPCDQATGLRSLKAQSGIAWFKGQQDVAISDSRCRVIVVTSGKGGVGKSTYALNLAVALGEMGQRVLLLDAAEGVSHLDLMCGLHSYWNLEHVGTGARQLSEVILNCPGNVKLLTGCRLLLQPELIPVPLRTFFIEQLAQLEKSCDTLIVDAGTASFPLVYPFVRAADRIDLITTPEPTSIANTYAVLKHLSVRCQNSAGILITSCHEDQHAEAIFERLARTSRTFLQYGIEKLGKLGYHEDVMASIGSRTPFVLKTSCPVSAQIRRFAGKWTTRSFAPRKSFFRLVLSETEEKAMNCIHATAIT
- a CDS encoding FliA/WhiG family RNA polymerase sigma factor, producing the protein MVTRVIEDIQAVWNAYKQDQSSKALRNRLMENYLPLVRYNAERVWSKLPDGVDINDLISAGVFGLMDAIEAFDMERGVKFETYCVPRIRGAMLDELRTMDWVPRLVRSKASKLESARKQAEAELGRPPADNEVAAKMGVPLDEYEKLKSEASAVNLVSLNKKWYETDSYKDVREIDIIEDTKGEDPTLSIQKRDLMKLVTKGLNRNERLIIILYYYEELTMKEIGSTLGLSESRVSQMHSSIVNRLKEQLGRRRPEFAQ
- the bioA gene encoding adenosylmethionine--8-amino-7-oxononanoate transaminase — its product is MDSDHHLQLRAADNAHVWHPFTAMSSYTVEEAPIITHAEGFSLFDSQGNRYLDGHSSLWCNIHGHRVPELDAALTSQIERVAHSTLLGIANSSSIELAEELVALAPPGLTKVFYTDCGAAGVEAALKIAWQYHRQKAQSEDRRLFACLEQSYHGDTVGAVSVGGIDVFHSLFGGMTFPALKLPTPARALTNSPEFLPLETILAKTEQLLDQQRDQLAAVIVEPLVQAAAGILVHPPGYLQALRKMTAERGILLIADEIAVGFGRTGKMLACEHEAVAPDLLVLSKGLTGGYLPLAATLATEEIFQCFAGEPWQGRTFYHGHTYTGNPLACAVALASIRRMRTKDVLANAREIERCLRQRIQEWQSSAPAWLQHVDQIRHLGTMMAIDLVHHREPMTPYPAELRAGHQVTLACRKRGIIQRNIGDSVILYPAPAMPVDLVEELLNGLEESLAEVTSRLQPLKSMGRTQSSEHSVKNME